One Bradyrhizobium zhanjiangense DNA segment encodes these proteins:
- a CDS encoding helix-turn-helix domain-containing protein: MQQFLNTKEAAKHVRLSTATLERLRVRGGGPTYITPIPSKVVYDVTDLDAWMWSRRRKSTSEAAA, from the coding sequence ATGCAGCAATTTCTGAATACCAAAGAGGCAGCGAAACACGTGCGCCTCTCGACTGCGACGCTTGAACGCCTGCGCGTTCGTGGTGGCGGCCCGACCTACATCACGCCAATCCCGTCTAAGGTGGTCTACGACGTGACCGACCTCGATGCTTGGATGTGGAGCCGCCGACGCAAGTCGACCTCCGAAGCGGCTGCCTAG